A region of Vitis vinifera cultivar Pinot Noir 40024 chromosome 15, ASM3070453v1 DNA encodes the following proteins:
- the LOC100262540 gene encoding probably inactive receptor-like protein kinase At2g46850, giving the protein MSPLLFFFSFFFFTLGASHSLPRLKLSGSVSNERNDKCGSIHIAFPFHLNSSSNSPAWPSSYAFRLSCVNSTTLFLNIASNSYRVLQFFSDGILVDFPGATSCRQYNDLNSFRFSGNDHFGISIDNFIGLYDCEDSSLCRADCEINVMPACDSNGNGNDSSRTSPACCYALSDGGVWQTGNGFSVFSQFGCRGFSCWLLQPGTNQGKRGVKLEWAVPKNSSQGVCAINAFMVNATSVQQGIRCMCRDGFVGDGFAHGLGCSKSCIKDGREANGKDCNTERRNEKKVVILAGVLAPVFIIASLIGLFCLFKRHVKSGTFDPDQAHYQSTISFRKACRTQLFTFHELEEATRGFEDGQKLVDSSNGTLYSGVLGDGSHVAVHKVQCGNERDLIQVLSRVEVLSAVLHRNMARLLGCCIDSGYTALVVYEYPANGTLEEHLHQSRGKNLCLDWYKRLKIAAETASILSFLQHEISPPIFHHDLKSGCIFLDHDFSIKIAGFGLLSSALGDGTQSYHNSGGSCFHRNDVYNLGVVLLEIIAGSRVLDPPTVALQKIGSGKLEEIVDPVLYYHEQPPFRREQIEVVADLATRCLLFGGDGKLGMMDVTRELVHMMKESMDGCSKRGPALEETFSNSSLLQMISMSPDSI; this is encoded by the exons ATGTCccctcttctcttttttttctccttcttcttctttacacTTGGTGCCTCTCATTCTCTTCCTCGACTGAAACTGAGTGGTTCAGTTTCAAATGAGCGCAATGACAAATGTGGGAGCATTCATATCGCATTCCCTTTTCACCTCAACAGCTCTTCTAATTCCCCTGCATGGCCTTCCAGCTATGCATTCCGTCTCTCTTGCGTCAACTCCACCACCCTTTTCCTCAACATTGCCTCCAACTCTTACCGGGTCCTCCAGTTCTTCTCAGATGGCATCTTGGTTGATTTTCCGGGCGCCACTTCTTGTCGTCAGTATAACGATTTGAATTCATTTCGTTTCTCGGGAAATGACCACTTTGGCATCTCTATTGACAATTTCATTGGCTTGTACGACTGCGAGGATTCTTCCCTGTGCAGAGCTGATTGCGAGATCAATGTCATGCCTGCTTGTGATTCCAATGGCAATGGCAATGACAGTAGTAGGACTTCCCCTGCCTGCTGCTACGCACTCTCAGATGGCGGTGTTTGGCAAACTGGAAATGGGTTTTCAGTGTTTTCCCAGTTTGGGTGCAGGGGATTCTCTTGTTGGCTTCTTCAACCGGGCACCAATCAAGGGAAGCGTGGGGTTAAATTGGAATGGGCTGTGCCCAAGAACTCATCTCAGGGAGTCTGTGCTATAAATGCCTTCATGGTCAATGCTACAAGCGTCCAACAAGGGATAAGGTGCATGTGCCGGGATGGCTTTGTGGGGGATGGCTTTGCACATGGACTCGGATGCTCCAAAT CCTGCATCAAGGATGGAAGGGAAGCAAATGGCAAGGACTGTAACACCGAAAGACGTAATGAAAAGAAAGTAGTAATTCTAGCTG GAGTTCTCGCTCCGGTTTTCATCATTGCCTCCTTGATTGGACTCTTTTGTCTATTCAAACGGCATGTTAAGTCGGGGACATTTGATCCTGATCAGGCCCACTATCAGAGCACCATCTCATTCCGGAAAGCTTGTAGGACTCAGTTGTTTACTTTTCATGAGCTAGAAGAAGCCACACGAGGATTTGAAGATGGCCAAAAGCTTGTAGATAGCAGTAATGGAACATTGTATTCTGGGGTCCTTGGGGATGGATCCCATGTTGCTGTGCACAAGGTTCAGTGTGGGAATGAAAGAGACCTCATTCAGGTTTTATCCCGGGTGGAGGTTTTATCTGCAGTTCTACATAGGAACATGGCTCGCCTCCTTGGATGCTGTATCGACTCTGGTTACACCGCACTGGTGGTCTATGAGTATCCTGCAAATGGCACCCTGGAGGAGCACCTGCATCAAAGCAGAGGGAAAAATCTGTGTCTTGACTGGTACAAGAGACTGAAAATTGCAGCTGAAACCGCCAGCATTCTTTCCTTCTTGCAGCATGAGATCTCTCCTCCCATCTTCCATCATGATCTCAAATCAGGTTGCATCTTCCTGGACCATGACTTTTCAATCAAAATTGCTGGATTTGGGCTACTGAGCTCTGCCCTTGGGGATGGAACTCAATCCTATCACAACTCTGGAGGTTCATGTTTTCATAGAAATGACGTTTACAACCTTGGAGTAGTCCTTTTGGAAATCATTGCAGGATCCAGAGTCTTGGACCCACCAACAGTAGCTTTGCAAAAAATAGGGAGTGGAAAGCTGGAGGAGATTGTAGACCCAGTTCTTTACTACCATGAACAGCCACCATTCCGCAGAGAGCAGATAGAGGTAGTTGCAGACCTGGCTACAAGGTGCCTCTTGTTTGGTGGGGATGGAAAACTAGGTATGATGGATGTCACAAGGGAGCTGGTACACATGATGAAAGAGAGCATGGATGGGTGTAGTAAGAGGGGTCCCGCATTGGAGGAAACATTTTCCAACTCAAGCCTCCTTCAGATGATATCAATGTCTCCTGACTCCATTTAG
- the LOC100245405 gene encoding soluble inorganic pyrophosphatase 1 yields the protein MSDQVNKHEAQETHVQETQLQQHSVPRLNERILSSLSRRSVAAHPWHDLEIGPGAPQIFNCVVEITKGSKVKYELDKKTGLIKVDRILYSSVVYPHNYGFIPRTLCEDNDPMDVLILMQEPVLPGCFLRARAIGLMPMIDQGEKDDKIIAVCADDPEYRHYTDIKELAPHRLAEIRRFFEEYKKNENKEVAVNDFLPSTTAVEAIQYSMDLYAEYIMQTLRR from the exons ATGAGTGATCAAGTGAACAAACATGAGGCTCAAGAAACACATGTTCAAGAAACTCAACTGCAACAACACTCAGTTCCCCGTCTGAATGAGAGGATCCTCTCATCCCTGTCAAGGAGATCTGTTGCTGCACATCCTTGGCATGATCTTGAGATTG GACCAGGAGCACCCCAGATTTTCAACTGT GTTGTTGAGATAACAAAAGGAAGTAAGGTCAAATATGAACTTGACAAGAAGACAGGTCTGATTAAG GTTGATCGAATTTTATATTCGTCAGTGGTCTACCCTCATAACTATGGTTTCATCCCTCGCACATTATGTGAAGACAATGACCCAATGGATGTCTTAATCCTCATGCAG GAGCCAGTCCTTCCTGGTTGTTTCCTGCGAGCTAGAGCCATTGGATTAATGCCCATGATTGATCAG GGAGAGAAAGATGATAAGATCATTGCAGTTTGCGCTGATGATCCTGAGTATAGGCATTACACTGACATCAAAGAGCTGGCCCCTCATCGCCTTGCTGAGATCCGACGTTTCTTTGAAGAAT ataagaaaaatgagaacAAAGAGGTTGCAGTTAATGATTTCCTCCCGTCAACCACTGCTGTTGAAGCCATCCAGTACTCAAT GGACCTTTATGCTGAATACATTATGCAAACCCTGAGGCGCTAG